In one window of Gossypium arboreum isolate Shixiya-1 chromosome 4, ASM2569848v2, whole genome shotgun sequence DNA:
- the LOC108457699 gene encoding F-box protein PP2-A15-like yields MGASLSRRTEGTNRTEMTPGLGDIPEGCLACVFMNLTPPEICNLARLNRAFRGAASSDSIWVKKLPTNYQDLLNLLPPERYQNMSKKDIFALLSRPVPFDDGYKEVWLDRVTGRVCMAISAKGMAITGIDDRRYWNRVATEESRFHIVAYLLQIWWFEVDGVVKFPLPADVYTLSFRIHLGRFSKRLGRRVSSFEHTHGWDIKPVRFELSTTDGQLASCECYLDDMEQDYENRNHKRGCWIEYKVGEFIVSNSETVTEVRFSMKQIDCTHSKGGLCVDSVFIIPTDLIDC; encoded by the exons ATGGGTGCCTCCCTTTCCAGACGAACGGAGGGAACCAATAGGACCGAGATGACACCAGGATTGGGGGACATACCCGAGGGCTGCTTGGCCTGCGTTTTCATGAACTTGACGCCCCCGGAGATTTGCAATCTCGCCAGGTTGAATCGCGCCTTTAGAGGGGCTGCCTCCTCCGACTCCATCTGGGTAAAGAAGCTACCCACTAATTATCAAGATCTGCTAAATTTGTTGCCTCCTGAGAGGTACCAGAACATGTCCAAGAAAGACATTTTTGCGCTTCTTTCTCGCCCGGTACCTTTTGATGATGGATATAAG GAAGTATGGCTAGACAGAGTGACAGGCAGGGTATGCATGGCAATATCTGCAAAAGGGATGGCAATTACTGGAATCGATGATCGGAGATATTGGAATAGGGTTGCTACTGAAGAATCTAG GTTCCATATTGTGGCCTATTTGCTGCAAATATGGTGGTTTGAAGTTGATGGAGTTGTGAAGTTCCCTCTTCCTGCTGATGTCTATACTCTGTCATTCAGGATTCACCTTGGAAGATTTTCCAAAAGGTTGGGAAGACGGGTGTCTAGTTTTGAGCACACCCATGGTTGGGACATAAAGCCTGTAAGATTTGAGTTGTCTACTACTGATGGTCAGCTAGCATCATGTGAGTGCTATTTAGATGATATGGAACAAGATTATGAAAATAGAAACCATAAACGAGGATGCTGGATAGAGTACAAGGTAGGTGAATTTATTGTCAGCAACTCAGAGACAGTCACCGAAGTCAGATTTTCCATGAAACAGATAGATTGCACACACTCTAAAGGAGGACTTTGTGTAGATTCTGTATTTATTATCCCCACTGATTTAATAGACTGTTAA